TAAAATAAGCCGTAAAaggcaaaataaaaaagaacgaGATCGATCAAACGATGTGCTTCGCGGCATCTGCCGCGAGCTTTTGAGCTTGCAGCTGAGCTTTGAACGGATCCAAGAGCACCGGACAAATCGAGTGCCCCGGTTGCAATGCCGGCTAGCCTGCTGCAagattgaataattaacaCGAACTGCATCGCAGGTTTTGGACGAGCTTGCAAGCTCTCgggtaaatatttattcaagttGAAAAGTTAATCGAACCTCGTTCAATATTTTATCCACCCAGCTTTGACTGCTGCAGCATTCGCGGTCATTGACGTTGGTTTCGGTTTATACTTCAACCCTTCCGGAAATGAGCTTTTTACTAACCGCGTATCCGGCCAGAAATTTAAACCCGCGCAagataataatcaattttcttacaactctctctctctctgtctctctgattttttcagaaaattctcaaatataCCCACGTGTCGTTCAATTTACAGAAAAATCTGTATCAACACTTGAATCGGGTCTCGAAGTTTGTCcgttttaaattgaaattgcatCTATTGAacagtttataaaaaattcattaaacaGACTCACGCAATTCGATTAATCAACTTTGCAAAACATGTTTCTTTATAACACCAAAATATGAGTTAGACGGATGATTTGAAATCGTAAATAAGGCAGCAATTCAACCTCGAATAATTGACAGTGAGAGCACGCtttgtgcttttttttaagatttacgtgcgttgaaattttaacaGACAGATCCGTAccgtgttttctttttcttccttatttTGATCTCTCCTTTTACCCTTATCGCttttatctctctttttacGAGGCAAAGAGAAGTGTTTTGACAGTCACTTCACCTCGgagaaattttctcatcttcgTTCAAACACCCCGGAAATATGATAGctattaaatttgaattgtGGTTATCGTTCGGAAGCCGTTCAAATCCTTCTCGCTTTTCACCGATTTAGGTTATATACGCGTCTTTTTTTAACCCGCGTGCTTTTCTCCGTAACAAAGAAGGAAAggacgaagaaaaaaggaacagACACGATTTAAGAATTGTGTTAAATGtctgtataaatttattacaagtatattacattttttgtttttatcataatatatacattgtacatattttttttttgttttttttttttttattttaattgttattattatcccTGAAGTATAAGATTCTATTAACAACTCGAGTTAATAATTTCCTCTATGAAAAGCTTGGATTCTACTTGTTTGAGTATTTTTAAACCGACTCATTGGTAAAATTGCACGCATCTCGATTTTGTCGATTTCAGGCGCATCCGGTAGAATTTTTTATGGCTAACCGACTTTTCGGAAAGTGCAGATCCTTGGTCCTCGGAGAGACGGTTGGGCATAAAACTGTACACTCTTCTCTGAATTCGGCAAAAGTCGGTAGAAAGTATCGAGTTTTCATGCCCCGCATATGATGAGGTTTCAACGTTTTTATCGCGCCATCTGCTGCAGTCCAGAATCTAAATAGGCAGAACGGAAACTCTGAGAAGTAGGTAAATTCTTTGCAAGATTTTTCGCAAGTGTGCAAGGTTTGAGAATAATTACTCTGCGAATTTTAATATCAATGTTTATCCGTACAAAATCAAAACTaagtagaaacaaaaaagtagCTAAGAAAAATGACGGTGATCTTTGATTTGCGGAAATGATTGATtaaaatgatgattttgacgattcctatttttttcgtaatcccaacaatattcaaacaattttttttcaactatacctgttttactcagCGCAGAGTTCGAAAACGTGAAGGTTCGTtaagattcaaaaaaaataaataaattgtttttccacCGAAACCATTACCTTTTTTCATATCAGTAAAAACgtagaaaagtaaaaacatcGAAACAGCTTGAATGGTATTTACAATCGAATTCACATCgagttccaatttttttttttattcaatctttTCCATCATTTGCCAGACAAATTCATGATCGTCCGTCcgataaaaatatgtaataaacgTAAAAAACCCACGGCATTAAAAGTGTATCGTTTCGCTGGGTCGAGACGAGGGTGAAACGGGGTGTTCGTGTCACACCCCTCCTTCCATCCCTTCCCTTCAACCCGCGAAACCATTCCGTTGGAGGACATAAAGGATTCCTGGTGTCAAATAAAAGAAGCCGGTGATCAATTCCTTGTATTCGGAAGACAGCGACCGCTGCTCCAACTCCACtccttcttccttccttccttccttgcTTGGCCGGCAGGACCTCGAATGTCCGTTCGTCTTGTGGAATCAATTTCGTCCTGCCAATACCGGCAGCCTCAACGCCCTCCTGTCTACAAGCACCGATAATGTTTTCTCCGGAGGAGAATTCCCGCCAGAACCCGGACAGAACCGAACCGAATCCAAcctttcaaataaatttcactccTCACGTTGTCCGAATCCAAATTCTTTGTGCCAACGGCTCACGCTTTGCATCGTCTTCTTGcggtattttcaaaaaatttttaatacgaaGCTGATGTGATCGAAGCATTATGAGTattggagaaaattttgtttcgagAATCTAAGACGATACTtgattacgtttttttttgtttttcttctgcCTTCAACGTTAGCAAGGCATTTCTTTGCGAGCCAATTTCACCATCAGATTTTTTATCCCGTGCACAAAGAACGATTTCACTCGTTATCAAAGTTGGTCCATGTTTATAGTAAGATTGGTATTCTTACAATGGTTGATTTTAGTATTGTTTAAACTGTAAGAAAATGCAACAGGTACACGTAACTATTTTCAATGCGGTTATAATTAGCATGCGATATCACATTTTCTggttattttaatattagatACGTCTTTTGGtacatcaatttatcgtttcaCCGTCATTAGGTTATTGCAATTAAAAACAAGCGGCTTAAGACCGGCCATCAGCCAGCCCTCGAATTTCCCGTTCTTAAACTGCAGATTCCAagttcgtaaaaaaaaaaaaaaaaaagtattatatccaattcgaatttcgaaccacaaattcagattcgtaaataacgattttaaagCCCTTGGATACCgtgttaaatgaaaatataacgattttttttattttcaaccgttATAGTGTATCCAtgattacaaattttgaaaggCAAAGCTTGGATTAGTTTTCGGTGACCCAAAAAAACTTCCGCCTACCGATTTCTACCaaaattagaatatttttagattttttaccCACCATAGATTTCACCATaaacttcagattcgtgatcaacCCCACAACAAACTTAcgtattttcatcaaaatccaaatGCTTTTATACgctaaatttaaattttgcatatttcacCTAAGATCCGTGATTaccgacgaaaaaaaaatatcgcgataccaattttaattgaaatccGTTCGTCAATTCTCAcgatatcataattttcaatgttttttttttttttttttttctttgaatctTGTCAttgaaatgattaaaaaagtaGCGAACCGATCAAACGCTAAgttaataattgaaacaaatagTAACACAGGTTAAATTTCTTCGTCCCATCCccaataaaacaattattttcattttcaacccTGAATTACTGTAGATATTCATCGCctatggtaaaaaaatgaaagcagATAAATCAATTTCCACCCATTAACCAGAAtcaaaaaatatctctcaACGTGCGTAAAAAATTGAGGCAAAAAACAATTGCGATCGAAAAATACtcggtgatgaaaaaattcgatccTCATTACCAAATTCCTAAGATTTTCGGTGATACGGAGCGTTAAGTTTGAACGTTACACCctgtaattttcaaatcaagcGTGCGACGTGCAAAATTTATCGTCGTCCCactcaatttcaaaatcatttttttttttttccacagtaTCTAGACGTAATCCTCGCATCTAAAGGCGGCAAATTCGGCCTTGCTCTTAAAGAGGAAACTCATGAATGCAACACGCCTAATTTCCGGGCGGTAGTTAAGACGAGGGGCGGCTTTTGCTTCACCTGAGCATTGCTTCGCCTGttatgtattatacaatacatatatacatatatatatatatatatatacacacacatatatattatacgtatttaaaAGCAGCGTGTTAGGCTTGAGCTAATTATTTATTGCCTCGTAAAAGTAATGCCTTTGGGCCTGTGAATAAGTCGGCGCTATTAAGTTGTACCTgtcgtatattattattattattgttgttgtttagttttgttttttgcacgCTCTTCTTAGCCGGAACCGAAAGCCTCGCCTTATGGGTGTTGGCATGGCATGCCGACTCCGAACCTTTAGGGTCCCATCGTTAAAACATCTTTGTCtcaaaatttcgttaattaGAATTTGTTGGTTTTTATCTTGTGCTGATATGCGATATATTGAGTGGAATTGAATtaggaaacaattttttctcgaagTTAAAATGACGAAGATTCGAGAAAAGTGATATTTTTACCTGCCTTTCAAACTTTAGTATTATCATCGcatcatttttgttttatttttttattttattccacaAATATATTCTTCTAACCGTTCGATGTTTAACGTGCGAAAAACGCTAATTTCATGGAGTGAAATAAAAGAGCAGATTTTACTTAAAATTGTAGGAAAATGTGGCACGTTAGGTTTTTCTTGGTAAAATGTATTTCGTGAAATCTACtacatttttaatgaaatataTCGTTGACTggagtgcttttttttttttatcagaaatCTCAACGAATCCTtctttttctggaatttttagtaaaatctgctcttttctttctctccctgtTCAGTTAGCTTATATTTTACTTCTTTGAAAATCGTCTAAAGTTATTTTCTCGTAGAGTAAAATGGATGAAATATATACTCGTTTGTGAATATTTTCTAAGAATTTAATTATGATTCGAATTTCGTCAATTCCTGggattttttcaacgaaaaaaatgatgcaGTAACTTTATGTAACATAATATTATTGGTGTGGATTTATcgtgaaaatgattgaatcgATGAGAATTTAGCAGTGTttccttttactttttttcttttttattctcttgtGCTTCTCCTCTCCAAGTCCACTTGAGGAAAAATCCTATTTCTCTCTTCGGATGCGACATCTATTTGCAGTAGAATTTGGAGAATCGATAGACAGATTGAGAGAGGACTGGTTGATTGATCGAGCTTAAAAATTGACGAAGAAGCCTCTGAACGTTTTCTCTCAGGGGAAGAATTCACTAGCTCGAAGAACGTACTCGATCTACGTCTCTTCCGACTTGATACTTGACGATCTTCAAACACCATCCTCATTCAATGCCCGttggacattttttcactttaaatCTACCGTCATCTGACTTTTTCAGAATATGcaaatacgaatttttttttctctctcttattcACATTCTACGCAAATCCAGGTCCGATAAttgcttcttttttcgttgattaaacgataaatttcgagaagaatttttataccgtGATTTTTATCAAGTTTCGAGTTGTTGCcttaaaattagaaaaatcttttttgtaatattcatCTTTCTTCTGTCGTTTATTCGTGTTTCTTAAAAACCCAAGCTCTTGGCcctttttataaaattttttatttcaaatttacaggCACAGTCATTAATTCAACGACGAGTCGGGTTTCTTCGAGGAACGAAAATACGAGGACAAGGCATCGCGGATATCCCAACGAGACGAGGTAAAAGGCTGTTTGCTGTCTCTCAGGGGTGTATTATTAATCAGTAGAAGCTCACTTACTTTCGCTGCACATAAATCATGTGAATTTTTGACTCCTCGCTGGGACGATCCTACATTTTCACCCATTTATTACGCTTAAATACGTGTTCTATCTCGTACGATCGCAGCTGGAAAGCAATGTCAAATAATACACGGGCGGCAAAATCAAGCATAATGAGAGACGAATTTCGATTTGAACTTATGTAGGTCAGGATTTTTCTGCAAAACAATCGAAATTTAGAAACAATTGAGTAAACTAGTCGTACCAATCAAATTGGATATAACTTTTCTGGTAATATATTATTCCAAGTCTATAGAATTTATAAGAAAATGTTACACGCTGATTTTcaattgaagaaatttgagTTTTctagctgaaatttttttcaaaatatccaTGTTTCCCATTGAAACAGAACCTGAGAAAGTTCACTGTGGAAAATATACCGACGCCTCTGTTCAGCTTCGtgaatgttgtgaaaaaaaaaaaaaaaaaaagtggaaataTCAAAGATTTCAGAATATAATATTAGGTCAAATTTTGCTGAGAATTGTCAGTAGGTATCTGAATTTCGTTTCAATAGCTTATATCCCCGTATAAAATAATCAGCCAACAAACTGGACGAATAACAACAGAAATCATACATTTTCATCATAGATttggttttcattttcacttccaacttatttcaatttattttttttcttttttttcatcaatataACTGAATTTAATTCTCAGTATTATTCTTAGCGTCATATTTCGATGTgaaaattgttgttgttgcccTAACATCGAgtctctgaaaataattgcaaataGTAAAAATTCCAGAAAATCCGCGcgtatgtatttttttttttcattttctttacatcAAAATATCGCTTGCAAAGTAAATTTAGCCGtggttttcgaaaaatcgccAAAAGGCATTTTCGTAAAATgcgaacgaagaaaaacagaaGCTAAACATTCCGGCAGAGTTGCTTTCCAGCCCCTAATTACAGGGCATTTCTTGCCTGCGCAGGAGCAAAGTCTGGAATTCAAATTCACGGAATATGACGCTGGCAGCATTGCTGAGGCTGAGGGCGGAGCGTTAAGAGCTAGACGATTAGGGAATCCCGCTTAATATTCCTTGTAGATACGCTGAAACCCCATTGAAGATCCGGACCGTTCTGAGATACATACCTGCCGGTAAGCGGGGAGGAGAGTATGCCAGATGCGAAACCTCGGCGACACGAACGATTCGAACAGCCGGTGCTCACCTTGTATATCCTAATTTGCGAAGCGGAATGGAATATCCGAGGAGATTTGATATAAGGTGTACTTTGCACGTGGCGGAACGGgtgagaattttgaaagaagtaaaacaaaacaaaaaaaaaaaaaaaaaaacagaataaacaaaactacaatttgaaaaaaacgataGGAAGCAAGgaacttgaaattataatcaataaacaTTGACGAAGGATAATATTTAGAACGGTTTATACGTGTGTCAGTTGTTAACATATAGTTGGGTGCCACTGAATAATTTCTGTAATTGATTACATCGTGATTACAAATTGGTGTTGTAagtgaaattgtaatttatagCTGGGCAAAGAAACGATACTGAttaatttcgtaattttttaccaGGCGTTACTGATtactttgtaattttcttattatacTCACCATTGTCATTTGTaattcaaagaaagaaaaaaaaaataccaattgCAATTGTGGTTCGtaattttgaagaagaaaaaatagtaactACAAGTGTAATTACGCGAATGTAACTGTAATATATtagatatttaaaatttcgaatgatcaATTATCGTAGAACATAATCAAGACAAATCAGCATACAGAGTTTGCTGGATATTGGATAGTTTATAAGCTTCCTTGGGAACTTGATgcaattgtaaataaaaaaatgtgtctcTTGGGGTTTCAGCTGTTACGTTAGGTGTAATATTATttctcaaattaaaaatcctcACTTAAGAATTGGAGCAAAAAATAACTGTCGCGcagaatgaaatattttcccgATTTCAATAACTTTCGACGCATCAAAGAGTCAAAGTATAATCCTTTAATTTATTCCATCAGCTGTCATATTGCGATTTTATTTCCAACCCTTCTTCgatcaaaattttacattttgactgcataaatttttttgtctcccGATCGCAAGTAATTACAATTCAAATTCGTCTAAAGTTTTGAACATTAAAAACCGTATTCAGTaccgaaaatcagaaatgtttctgaaaaattttctcgataTGTTGTAAAATATTCCACTAATAATCCTTGTAGAAAAATCTCGAAACAATGGTTAATTCCTGTTTTCACGACTGAAGAGATTAATCAGAGCTCTCGTTATAATCAAATATTTGAAGTGTAACGATCGACATAAATTCTCAAACAGACTGCCTTGTTAGAAAGTAGCTGTATTTTAATGGGGCTGCTGAATTCGGAATACAGTTCGTGGTTCCTGTTTATCCCGTTTCCATTTCCTCCGCTTCTGTTTTCTCGCGGTATTCGATTGCCCGTCTTCCGGGTTTCGGCGAGGTTCGGGGGGATCTTACAAGACGGCTACAACCCCATTTGCGAAGCCCCGAGTCTCACGTGTCACTTcctcccccccgccccccaCTTTTCCTCGAACCCACCCGCCGCTGGGTTCGGCGATAAAATATGTCGCCCGTTTTCCGGAATGAAGCGAAACGTTTCTTACAGCTTCATGGTTTCTTCCGCTTTCCACCGCCACCGAgtctcgcgtcgcgacgctgcGACTCCGGAGGACGCGAGCTTCCGCAAACGAACGGAGGGACGCGGAAagctctccctctctcttcccatctctctctccctctacTTCCCTCtctcgatttttcttttttctcttccagGACCAGgaggaaaaatattcacagGGTCCAACTGCCAGGGCAAACAAATACCGTCGTATCTTTCACCGTATTCGCTTGAACAGCGACGAACCGAGCAACTCACGGACAAATTGCGAGTTTAACAGACTGCTGGATATATTATGTCATGTTCGCCTCtttctatgtatgtatatatgtatgtatacctacgtatttGTACACCGATCTTTATTTCTGAAAGGACATTTTTTATGGATACACAACACGAGACGGTGGTTTTTCTCGAATTTCCTATTCCTTGTTGATTCATCTTATGATCGGTGTACGGCCGATGTTCTTTTCTGACATCCAATCGTAGCAAGATCGAAACTCTgtacggagaaaaatttcatttgttacagtaactagaaaaattcagtaaaacaggtatctTTAAAAAagactgtttgaatattgtttacgaaaaacgaggtacgcgtaaacattttgcgatattgtcgatccttttttgccAATTGCAACGCAGAATCAGTttgcgaggtttactctacttttttagctaaacaaggcttcaacgtcaatttaacGTTG
This region of Neodiprion virginianus isolate iyNeoVirg1 chromosome 7, iyNeoVirg1.1, whole genome shotgun sequence genomic DNA includes:
- the LOC124308940 gene encoding uncharacterized protein LOC124308940, translated to MSWNEECSVMLDENHLGTVINSTTSRVSSRNENTRTRHRGYPNETRYAETPLKIRTVLRYIPAGKRGGEYARCETSATRTIRTAGAHLVYPNLRSGMEYPRRFDIRCTLHVAERDQEEKYSQGPTARANKYRRIFHRIRLNSDEPSNSRTNCEFNRLLDILCHVRLFLYERCINSNGLNS